From a region of the Daphnia pulicaria isolate SC F1-1A chromosome 1, SC_F0-13Bv2, whole genome shotgun sequence genome:
- the LOC124348346 gene encoding uncharacterized protein LOC124348346, with protein sequence MFSKKQIIALLGLLFYVLATQVIQTDQVQMFPKIQKEDLVIEAGSTLTLECVEKLNRSDDQIKWTVPRHVTFKERWIKRFNETTFTNETHLISTMTLKNATVYDTGFYKCEGKGIENRYVYVSSHEKLVFREDDNDHFYGGKPGEPIIFPCKVTHPNVSLSLFRQTRETTVQFQNEYFKVWDSSSSFENSRWSFDPKKGLTLKDPTIFDSTYYFCVGHLPLVNGKRVSIKHFSRKSGEFRRWLFSTNQTDATDVLRAALVVEGMELERIGAPDDPVEGSNVTLICTTSNKDGQEKNRPKWFYHDNNNFYRPVILLPKKKRMEKFNARFPANGEKNSQPTNNQGPFTK encoded by the exons atgttttcaaaaaaacagatAATCGCGCTGCtgggacttttattttacgtATTGGCCACTCAAGTTATTCAAACCGATCAAGTCCAAATGTtcccaaaaatacaaaaggaaGATCTGGTGATTGAAGCCGGCTCAACCCTAACACTTGAATGCGTCGAAAAGTTAAATCGATCAGATGATCAAATAAAATGGACAGTTCCCAGACACGTCACATTCAAGGAg CGATGGATAAAACGCTTTAACGAAACAACTTTCACGAATGAAACGCACCTGATCTCGACGATGACTTTAAAAAACGCCACAGTCTATGACACGGGTTTCTACAAATGTGAAGGGAAAGGGATAGAAAATCGATACGTTTATGTTTCCA GTCACGAAAAGTTGGTTTTTAGGGAGGACGATAACGATCACTTTTATGGCGGGAAACCAGGAGAGCCCATTATTTTCCCTTGTAAAGTGACTCATCCCAACGTCAGCCTCTCACTTTTTCGGCAAACGAGAGAAACAACAGtccaatttcaaaatgaatactttAAG GTTTGGGATTCCTCGTCGTCGTTTGAAAATTCGAGATGGTCCTTCGACCCTAAAAAAGGATTGACATTGAAGGACCCCACAATTTTCGACTCGACctattatttttgtgttggacATTTGCCTCTTGTCAACGGAAAACGAGTCAGCATCAAACATTTTAGTCGAAAATCTGGCGAATTTCGGAGATGGCTCTTCTCGACGAATCAAACAGACGCCACCGATGTTTTACGCGCTGCATTAGTTGTAGAAG GAATGGAACTGGAACGAATAGGAGCCCCTGACGACCCAGTGGAAGGATCTAACGTTACATTGATTTGTACTACTTCTAACAAAGATGGACAGGAAAAAAACAGGCCGAAATGGTTCTATCACgacaataacaatttttatcGTCCAGTCATATTACTCCCCAAGAAAAAGAGGATGGAAAAATTTAATGCTAGGTTCCCAGCAAAcggtgaaaagaattcacagcCAACTAATAATCAAGGTCCATTTACCAAGTAA
- the LOC124344824 gene encoding vascular endothelial growth factor receptor 1-like — protein MFLTKRALAAALLGLLFALLENQIVQTDQIQIFPEGEKDQYGIGQHIIQAGSTLLLTCVEELHLSKNKIRWIIPRITQRKERSAKRVKITTFRNETDLISTMTLTNATPIDTGFYNCQRKGAANRYVYVFSHEKLVFMDIQHNNLTVPKERESIRIPLKTTHPNVSISVFRQTNELGVEFQQEFVKIFDSSSLDNTRFSFDSKWGLELRSPQVFDSAYYYFVGHLPSWNGKKRVNIIKYDDDTEEFRSWLLPLDAINETDITRLPVIVQGIELERTGAPADPVEGSDVTLICSTAYDAMSNRPMWFYHVNDNYSLFHYPEESNSTNNLMKFSEKEESETLFQQRKNDIQIKTESKFHFFSKSQLHLHNVTLNTPYTKFKCKISNERLFKDEDISFAVKEINNDPENNIITLEKEVAQNLSCNRLSQHVPVQWLKDGKQYMDNIFENKSTSVLTLQGNGNERLERGTYVCRWNNSRGEARQRNFIVQSSLERGNTLIVVAAFLIGLFAIGMGIGIKFYFDKKKLEDVLEKKMNGDLDKIDPDVPMDYQSEFLPYDKKWEFPKKRLRLGEELGSGCFGRVLKAETVGIKDSDETVTTVAVKMIKPNAKSHDTLDALIRELKILIYLGPHLNVVNLMGACTKTIANAEVLVIIEFCRFGNIKSHLIKHRGKFINQLDAFGILTPEKEMEKKANQQVTYDITVHPICNAKELVNKNSEFQRQFNTQEMNSDANLNQIIKTSDLISWSLQVARGMEFLASKKVLHGDLAARNVLLANHGVVKVADFGMARQMKDYDYEKKGEELLPVKWMAIESLMDKIFSSQSDVWSYGILLWEIFSLGQDPYPGMENGWALVKEIQNGYRMKKPEYSPIFFDQIMKNCWQKKPKERPTFLQLVDMIETYIKFNFSLDYLD, from the exons atgtttttaacgaAACGGGCATTGGCAGCAGCATTGCTGGGACTTTTATTTGCCTTGTTGGAAAATCAAATCGTTCAAACTGATCAAATCCAAATATTTCCGGAAGGGGAAAAGGACCAATACGGGATTGGGCAACACATCATTCAAGCCGGCTCAACCCTACTACTCACTTGCGTCGAAGAATTGcacctttcaaaaaataaaataagatggATCATTCCCCGAATCacccaaagaaaagaa AGATCGGCCAAACGAGTGAAAATAACAACTTTTAGGAATGAAACGGACCTGATTTCGACGATGACGTTGACAAATGCCACACCCATCGACACGGGATTCTACAACTGTCAAAGGAAAGGGGCGGCAAATCGCTACGTTTACGTTTTCA GTCacgaaaaacttgtttttatgGACATACAACATAATAACTTGACCGTCCCCAAAGAAAGGGAATCTATCCGGATTCCTTTGAAAACGACACATCCCAACGTCAGCATTTCAGTTTTTCGACAAACCAATGAATTAGGAGTCGAATTCCAACAGGAATTTGTCAAG ataTTCGATTCGTCGTCACTTGACAATACAAGATTTTCATTCGACTCTAAATGGGGACTGGAGTTAAGGAGTCCACAGGTTTTCGACTCggcatattattattttgtcggCCATTTGCCCAgctggaatgggaaaaaacgcGTCAATATTATTAAGTATGACGATGACACTGAAGAATTTCGGAGCTGGTTGTTGCCACTGGATGCAATCAACGAAACCGACATAACGCGCTTGCCTGTAATTGTCCAAG GAATAGAACTGGAAAGAACGGGAGCACCTGCCGACCCAGTGGAAGGATCCGACGTTACATTAATTTGCAGCACTGCCTACGATGCCATGTCTAATCGCCCGATGTGGTTCTATCATGTCAATGATAATTATTCCCTATTCCACTACCCAGAGGAAAGTAACAGCACGAATAACTTGATGAAGTTTTcagagaaagaagaatcgGAAACTTTGTTCCAGCAACGGAAAAATG ATATTCAAATAAAGACGGAAAgcaaatttcatttcttctccAAAAGTCAATTACATCTGCATAACGTAACCCTAAATACTCCCTACACGAAATTCAAATGCAAAATCAGCAATGAACGATTGTTTAAAGATGAAGACATTTCTTTTGCTGTTAAAG AAATAAACAACGACCCAGAGAATAATATTATTACCCTAGAAAAAGAGGTCGCACAGAATTTGAGTTGCAACCGATTGTCGCAACATGTTCCTGTTCAATGGCTCAAG GACGGCAAACAATACATGGACAACATTTTCGAAAACAAATCTACATCTGTTTTGACTCTTCAAGGAAACGGTAACGAAAGACTGGAAAGAGGAACCTACGTGTGTCGATGGAATAATAGCAGAGGAGAGGCCAGACAAAGAAACTTCATCGTCCAATCTTCTCTCGAAAGAGGAAATACATTAATCGTAGTAGCTGCATTTTTAATTGGATTATTTGCAATCGGAATGGGAATCGGCATTAAATTTTACTTTGACAAG aaaaaactggaAGATGTGctggagaaaaaaatgaatggagATCTAGACAAAATCGATCCGGATGTTCCAATGGATTATCAATCGGAATTCCTGCCCTACGATAAGAAATGGGAATTTCCAAAGAAGCGGCTCAGACTCG gtGAAGAACTCGGATCAGGTTGTTTCGGTCGAGTTCTCAAAGCCGAGACCGTGGGCATCAAAGACTCGGATGAAACAGTGACAACAGTGGCTGTCAAAATGATCAAACCTAATGCGAAATCTCATGACACACTTGACGCCCTCATCagagaattaaaaattctGATTTATTTGGGGCCTCACCTAAATGTCGTTAATTTAATGGGGGCCTGCACCAAAACAATCGCCAATG CAGAAGTTCTGGTAATAATCGAGTTCTGTCGATTTGGCAATATAAAATCACATTTGATAAAACATCGAGGTAAATTCATCAATCAGCTGGACGCTTTTGGTATTTTGACACCtgagaaagaaatggaaaaaaaggctaa TCAACAAGTTACTTATGATATTACAGTACATCCCATTtgtaatgcaaaggaattGGTCAATAAAAACTCGGAATTTCAACGGCAGTTTAACACCCAAGAAATGAATTCGGACGCAAATttgaatcaaataattaaaacgaGCGACTTGATATCCTGGTCATTGCAAGTTGCACGAGGGATGGAATTTCTAGCAAGCAAAAAG GTTCTGCACGGCGATTTGGCCGCCCGCAATGTTCTTTTGGCCAATCACGGAGTTGTCAAAGTGGCCGATTTCGGAATGGCCAGACAAATGAAGGACTATGATTACGAGAAAAAGGGAGAA GAGTTATTACCAGTCAAATGGATGGCCATCGAATCCCTGATGGATAAAATCTTTTCCAGCCAATCAGATGTCTGGTCCTACGGAATTCTCTTGTGGGAAATATTTTCCCTCGGCCAAGACCCATATCCAG GAATGGAGAATGGCTGGGCACTcgtaaaagaaattcaaaatggatACCGAATGAAAAAACCGGAATATTCGCCCATTTTTTTCgatcaaataatgaaaaactgttggcaaaaaaagccaaaagaaagaCCAACTTTCCTCCAACTGGTTGATATGATAGAAACGtacatcaaatttaatttcagtttAGATTATTTAGACTGA
- the LOC124347166 gene encoding uncharacterized protein LOC124347166, with the protein MAKSSLHVKTLVFFSAFLLSVTTGQHPNHLPSTKGDTNLRLDYETLKAEFNDQFDRLREEVQQLKTKLHQKEMQEMLPVLKSGSKGVMPRSCHEVRMADPSLPTDVYWIDPDGQDVGDDPIQVNCDMSTGMTIIGHDAEAAINVSHCTEPGCYTRPIVYEASLRQTAALAQISVDCRQSSKYECYSAPLQYDGIQYSWWNDRNGVEQYFWHGNDNSTHTCLCGIGKTCVDPSKNCNCDANVPVNLVDEGEITAKGSLPITRLNFGRTTPAASSGIHTLGKLKCKGQKLVEGMPTSCVELWQIGHVLSGLYLIKGVSQVETVYCDFSKMSTDAGYETWIGYADVKSSPVYFYVQKNANYAIVNTAIPFELTRTNVGNAMNASTGVFTTPRPGKYFFTFSGINYGSYAAVELQLNGVQIGAGYSNEMHNTFSHHVTLQLSKGDQIRLVLIVGTVYDDIRSYTSFVGLLVEEDVFE; encoded by the exons ATGGCCAAGTCATCCCTGCACGTCAAGACACTCGTCTTCTTCAGCGCTTTCCTATTGAGCGTGACAACAGGCCAACACCCAAATCACTTGCCATCTACGAAAGGCGACACCAATCTCCGTTTAGACTAC GAAACTTTAAAAGCTGAATTCAATGACCAGTTTGACCGCCTGAGAGAGGAAGTCCAGCAGCTAAAAACCAAACTCCACCAAAAGGAAATGCAGGAAATGTTACCGGTATTAAAGTCGGGCTCGAAAGGTGTAATGCCGAGATCTTGTCACGAGGTTCGTATGGCCGACCCTTCATTGCCCACTGACGTTTACTGGATCGATCCCGACGGACAAGATGTTGGAGACGATCCCATCCAGGTGAACTGCGACATGTCCACAG GAATGACAATAATTGGACACGACGCAGAAGCAGCGATTAACGTTAGCCATTGCACGGAACCCGGATGCTATACCAGACCAATCGTGTACGAGGCATCACTCAGACAAACTGCAGCTCTAGCACAAATTTCTGTAGATTGCCGGCAGTCAAGTAAG TACGAGTGTTACTCGGCCCCACTCCAGTACGATGGAATCCAATATTCCTGGTGGAACGACCGCAACGGTGTAGAGCAATATTTCTGGCACGGTAACGATAACTCCACTCACACGTGCCTGTGCGGAATCGGCAAAACCTGTGTCGATCCTAGTAAAAACTGCAACTGTGACGCCAACGTACCCGTCAATCTAGTCGACGAAG GTGAAATAACTGCGAAGGGAAGTTTGCCCATCACACGTTTGAATTTCGGACGAACGACCCCTGCAGCGTCAAGCGGTATACACACATTGGGAAAATTGAAATGCAAAGGCCAAAAGTTGGTCGAAGGAATGCCAACCTCTTGCGTCGAGCTGTGGCAGATCGGACATGTCCTCAGCGGTTTATACTTGATCAAGGGCGTGTCTCAAGTGGAAACGGTTTATTGCGACTTTAGCAAAATGTCAACGGACGCAG GATACGAAACTTGGATTGGCTACGCTGATGTCAAATCATCTCCTGTTTATTTCTATGTACAGAAAAACGCGAATTACGCAATCGTCAACACGGCCATTCCATTCGAGTTGACCAGAACTAATGTGGGAAATGCCATGAACGCTTCAACAGGAGTTTTTACCACTCCAAGAccgggaaaatattttttcactttttcaggAATTAATTATGGAAGTTATGCAGCTGTTGAGCTTCAGTTGAATGGTGTTCAAATAGGAGCTGGATACAGCAATGAGATGCATAATACTTTTTCACACCATGTTACTTTGCAACTTTCCAAAGGCGACCAGATTAGATTGGTCTTGATTGTCGGAACAGTTTACGACGACATTAGATCTTATACTAGCTTTGTAGGTTTGTTAGTAGAGGAAGATGTCTTCGAATAA